Proteins encoded within one genomic window of Polaribacter sp. NJDZ03:
- a CDS encoding glycosyltransferase family 2 protein — MKFSLIICTYMRPVAILKLLKSVEEQELYPDEILIIDGSTNDNTALVFKENNFKNLGYFKVDNANRGLTKQRNFGIDKVSEDIDVVCFLDDDIILEKPYFKNLINTYKLYPDAGGVGGYILNEVKWRKLKKDEKPSFKEFEIDGYIRNLGTRNVLRKRLGLLSDQPPCIMPEFSNGFSVGSLPPSDKTYKAEYFMGGVSSFKKKVVDTVKFSEYFEGYGLYEDLEYCLRVSKSYQLYVNTSATLFHYHEEGGRPNKYAYGKMVVRNGWYVWRTKFSKPSFIARLKWNAIVIILSILRFINVLTTSKRKEAFTEGIGRFVGLFSLLFVKPKTQR, encoded by the coding sequence ATGAAGTTTAGTTTAATTATTTGTACATATATGCGTCCTGTAGCAATTTTAAAGTTGCTAAAATCAGTAGAGGAACAAGAATTATATCCAGATGAGATTTTAATTATCGATGGTTCTACAAATGATAATACAGCACTTGTTTTTAAAGAAAATAATTTTAAAAACCTTGGCTATTTTAAAGTTGATAATGCGAACAGAGGGTTAACAAAACAACGTAATTTTGGTATTGATAAAGTGTCTGAAGATATAGATGTTGTTTGTTTTTTAGATGATGATATTATTTTAGAAAAACCCTATTTTAAAAACTTAATAAATACATATAAATTATATCCAGATGCTGGTGGCGTTGGAGGCTATATTTTAAATGAAGTAAAATGGAGGAAGTTAAAAAAGGATGAAAAACCCAGTTTTAAAGAATTTGAAATTGATGGTTATATCAGAAATTTAGGAACCAGAAATGTTTTACGTAAACGATTAGGGTTATTATCTGATCAACCACCTTGCATAATGCCAGAGTTTTCAAATGGTTTTTCTGTAGGTAGTTTACCGCCAAGTGATAAAACCTATAAAGCCGAATATTTTATGGGAGGCGTGTCATCTTTTAAAAAAAAGGTGGTAGATACTGTTAAGTTTTCAGAATACTTTGAAGGTTATGGTTTATATGAAGATTTAGAGTATTGTTTACGAGTTTCTAAAAGCTATCAATTATATGTAAACACTTCGGCTACATTATTTCATTATCATGAAGAAGGAGGAAGACCTAATAAGTACGCTTATGGAAAAATGGTAGTTAGAAATGGATGGTATGTGTGGCGAACAAAATTCTCTAAGCCATCTTTTATTGCAAGATTGAAATGGAATGCAATTGTTATTATTTTATCAATATTACGATTTATAAATGTACTAACAACTTCAAAAAGAAAAGAAGCGTTTACAGAGGGAATAGGGAGATTTGTAGGGTTGTTTAGTTTGTTGTTTGTAAAACCTAAAACTCAAAGATGA
- a CDS encoding glycosyltransferase, producing the protein MTRIKILQIIDSLNVGGAEVLAVNIANSLADAGYESHICVTRKDGDLKNQINRNVGYLFLERKRTIDLKAIKKLSNYVKKHSINRVHAHASSYFVGVCVKLLNPKIKLIWHDHYGNSEFLNERKIVALKLFSNLFSAIISVNKTLKLWAEEKLVCSSVFFINNFVEFRDLSQKTKLNGVDGKRIVMLAGFRTQKDHLNLLKAFDEIVKKFPDWTLHLVGKLYDDAYSREVISFVEKQQLKESVYFYGVQSDIKYILQQSSIGVLSSKSEGLPLALLEYGLANLAVVVTDVGECKNVIEQFKSGIVIEKENSLDLENALIVLINSEEKRKSYGALHLKNVNNYYSPKSFLDQLIKIYTL; encoded by the coding sequence ATGACTAGAATTAAAATTTTACAAATTATAGACTCTTTAAATGTAGGAGGTGCAGAGGTTTTAGCTGTAAATATTGCGAATTCTTTAGCTGACGCTGGTTATGAGTCTCACATTTGTGTAACTAGAAAAGATGGAGATTTAAAAAATCAAATAAACAGAAATGTTGGTTATTTATTTTTAGAAAGAAAAAGAACAATTGATTTAAAAGCAATTAAAAAACTTAGTAATTACGTAAAAAAACATAGTATAAATAGAGTTCATGCGCATGCTTCTTCTTATTTTGTAGGGGTTTGTGTTAAGTTGTTAAACCCAAAAATAAAATTAATTTGGCACGATCATTATGGAAATAGTGAGTTTTTAAACGAAAGAAAAATTGTAGCATTAAAACTTTTTTCTAATTTATTTTCTGCAATTATTTCTGTAAATAAAACTTTAAAATTGTGGGCAGAAGAAAAGCTAGTCTGTTCAAGCGTGTTTTTTATTAATAATTTTGTAGAGTTTAGAGATCTAAGTCAAAAAACTAAATTAAATGGAGTTGACGGTAAAAGGATTGTGATGTTAGCTGGTTTTAGAACTCAAAAAGATCACTTGAATCTTTTAAAAGCATTTGATGAAATTGTAAAGAAATTTCCCGATTGGACTTTGCATTTGGTAGGTAAATTATATGATGATGCTTATTCAAGAGAAGTTATAAGTTTTGTGGAAAAGCAACAATTGAAAGAGAGTGTTTATTTTTACGGTGTACAATCTGATATTAAATACATTTTACAACAATCTTCCATAGGGGTTTTGTCTTCAAAGTCGGAAGGCTTACCTTTGGCGCTTTTAGAATATGGATTGGCAAATTTAGCTGTTGTTGTAACTGATGTTGGTGAATGTAAAAATGTTATAGAGCAATTTAAATCTGGTATTGTTATAGAAAAAGAAAATAGTTTAGATTTAGAAAATGCATTAATAGTATTAATCAATTCTGAAGAAAAAAGAAAGTCTTATGGGGCATTACATTTAAAAAATGTAAATAATTATTACTCACCAAAAAGTTTCTTAGATCAATTAATAAAAATTTATACGCTATAG
- a CDS encoding O-antigen ligase family protein: MIQYILNNKLKLIIIHIVIGYLGTFPLFPKFYGLICLIIPLVVIVSSNNRNEEAFLFASYLAGGEIFLRMIQGTLLYEIGKYGVMLFLVLGIIFGPFKQRFSVHYIFYILLLLLGIVFTQVPEGESLRTNIVFNLSGPIVLGVCALYFYYRPISKQDLMDALFFMLLPLFSMITYLYFRTPDLKEIVFGGGANFSTSGGFGPNQVATAVGLGILIIAIFLLLKEKLTGFIYLDAFFIIYFIYRGLLTFSRGGIFTAAIALILFAFFFILYKKMSLQIIIKYMLILCFFLVSIWIYTSNITGGMLDNRYTGKNAAGVQKKDITTGRGDLIAFQFNNFFEHPLGIGVGNGKYERMKSNETITAASHNEVGRLVEEHGVIGFVLLLLLLIVPLINFFKANNFQKAFIIAFYVMWFLTINHSAMRVALPGFIYALSLIRITDIENDLIDE; encoded by the coding sequence TTGATTCAATACATATTAAATAATAAACTTAAACTTATAATTATCCATATTGTTATTGGGTATTTAGGCACCTTTCCTTTATTTCCGAAATTTTATGGATTAATATGTCTTATTATTCCTTTAGTAGTTATTGTTAGTTCTAATAATAGAAATGAAGAAGCCTTTTTATTTGCTTCTTATTTGGCTGGAGGAGAAATATTTTTAAGAATGATTCAGGGAACTCTTCTATACGAAATTGGAAAATATGGTGTAATGCTGTTTTTAGTCTTGGGTATCATTTTTGGACCTTTTAAACAGCGATTTTCTGTCCATTATATTTTTTATATTTTACTTTTATTACTAGGTATTGTCTTTACACAGGTTCCAGAAGGAGAGTCTTTGCGTACAAATATTGTGTTTAACTTAAGTGGTCCGATTGTATTAGGTGTCTGTGCTTTGTATTTTTATTATAGGCCCATAAGTAAACAAGACTTAATGGATGCATTATTTTTTATGTTGTTACCCTTATTTTCAATGATTACCTATTTGTATTTTAGAACACCAGATTTAAAAGAAATTGTTTTTGGAGGGGGAGCCAATTTTTCAACTTCAGGAGGGTTTGGGCCTAACCAAGTGGCAACAGCAGTTGGGCTAGGAATACTTATAATAGCTATTTTTTTATTATTAAAAGAAAAATTAACTGGCTTTATTTATTTAGATGCTTTTTTTATAATTTACTTTATATATAGGGGACTATTAACTTTTTCTAGAGGAGGTATTTTTACAGCTGCCATTGCTTTAATTCTTTTTGCATTCTTTTTTATTTTATATAAAAAAATGAGTTTACAGATAATAATTAAATATATGTTAATTCTTTGTTTTTTTCTTGTTTCTATTTGGATATATACTTCTAACATAACAGGCGGAATGCTAGATAATAGATATACAGGTAAAAATGCTGCAGGAGTACAAAAGAAGGATATTACTACAGGAAGAGGAGATTTAATAGCTTTTCAATTTAATAATTTCTTTGAACATCCCTTAGGAATTGGTGTTGGGAATGGTAAATATGAAAGAATGAAATCTAATGAGACTATAACGGCAGCCTCACACAATGAGGTAGGTAGGTTAGTTGAAGAACATGGGGTTATTGGTTTTGTTTTACTGCTATTATTGTTAATTGTACCACTCATTAACTTTTTTAAAGCGAATAATTTTCAAAAAGCATTTATAATAGCATTTTATGTGATGTGGTTTTTAACTATTAACCATTCGGCAATGAGGGTTGCTTTACCAGGCTTTATCTATGCTTTAAGTTTGATTAGAATTACAGATATAGAAAATGATTTGATAGATGAATAA
- a CDS encoding serine O-acetyltransferase — translation MECLTGISLPYSASIGGGFYIGHFGNIILHPSSVIGDNCNISQGVTIGVSGRGDKRGIPNIGNNVYIGANSVIAGKIFITDNVVIGACSLVVNSILTAGTVLGVPAKMINNNNSENYI, via the coding sequence ATGGAATGTTTAACAGGTATCTCTTTGCCATATTCTGCATCTATCGGAGGAGGTTTTTATATAGGACATTTTGGAAACATTATACTTCACCCAAGTTCTGTAATAGGAGATAATTGTAATATTTCACAAGGGGTTACGATAGGTGTTAGTGGTAGAGGAGATAAACGAGGGATTCCAAATATTGGTAATAATGTTTATATAGGAGCAAATTCGGTTATTGCAGGAAAAATTTTTATAACCGATAATGTGGTAATTGGTGCCTGTTCTTTAGTGGTAAATAGTATTTTAACTGCTGGAACAGTGCTAGGAGTGCCCGCTAAAATGATTAACAACAATAATTCAGAAAACTATATTTAA
- a CDS encoding N-acetylneuraminate synthase family protein: MERFIEIQGRKVGSDYPPLVIAEIGINHEGSLQVAKEMVDAAHRAGAECVKHQTHIVADEMSSVAKKVIPGNADVSIYEIMERCSLNEEDETALKNYVESKGMLFISTPFSRAAADRLERMGVKAYKIGSGECNNYPLLEHIASFGKPVILSTGMNTIESVRKAVAIFDKLNVPIALLHTTNLYPTPVHLVRFGAMTELSNAFPDKVFGLSDHTLTNHACLGSVALGASILERHFTDHMQRTGPDIVCSMDENNCKELIYGSNLIWQMRGGTKEPAKEEQVTIDFAFATVVTIKPIKKGAPFTKENLWVKRPGTGDILAEEYNAILGKTATEDLADDQQLTWEDVEN, translated from the coding sequence TTGGAAAGATTTATAGAAATACAAGGAAGAAAAGTAGGTTCAGATTATCCACCTTTAGTAATTGCAGAAATAGGTATTAATCACGAAGGTTCTTTACAGGTAGCCAAAGAAATGGTAGATGCAGCACATAGAGCAGGAGCAGAGTGTGTAAAACATCAAACACATATTGTTGCTGATGAAATGAGTAGTGTTGCCAAAAAAGTGATTCCAGGAAATGCCGATGTTTCTATTTATGAAATAATGGAACGTTGTTCTTTAAATGAAGAAGATGAAACTGCATTAAAGAATTATGTAGAATCTAAAGGAATGCTATTTATTTCTACCCCTTTTTCTAGAGCTGCTGCAGATCGATTAGAAAGAATGGGCGTAAAGGCTTATAAAATAGGATCAGGAGAGTGTAATAATTATCCTCTTTTAGAACATATTGCTTCTTTTGGAAAACCTGTAATTTTAAGTACAGGAATGAATACGATAGAAAGTGTACGTAAGGCAGTGGCTATATTTGATAAATTAAATGTACCAATTGCATTATTACATACTACAAATCTATATCCAACACCTGTACATTTGGTCCGTTTTGGGGCAATGACAGAGTTGTCAAACGCTTTTCCTGATAAAGTTTTTGGCTTGTCAGATCATACGTTAACAAACCATGCATGTTTGGGATCAGTAGCTTTAGGCGCTTCTATTTTAGAACGCCATTTTACAGATCATATGCAACGTACTGGTCCGGATATTGTTTGTTCTATGGATGAAAACAACTGTAAAGAATTAATTTACGGTAGTAATTTAATTTGGCAAATGCGTGGCGGTACAAAAGAACCAGCAAAGGAAGAGCAAGTAACCATTGACTTTGCTTTTGCAACTGTGGTAACTATTAAACCAATAAAAAAAGGCGCGCCTTTTACAAAAGAAAATTTGTGGGTAAAAAGACCAGGTACAGGAGACATTTTAGCAGAAGAATATAATGCTATTTTAGGAAAAACAGCAACCGAAGATTTGGCGGATGATCAACAATTAACTTGGGAGGATGTCGAAAACTAA
- a CDS encoding glycosyltransferase family 4 protein: MHIGFLLPEYPHKKITTACAGIGTSSQNIVLGLLKDGHQVSVFIYGQDCNEVIEEGSLMIHKIKRNQFKYFGFYLYRKQLNAYINKIISEDKIDLLEAVDWTGITAFMKFKIPHVLRLHGTDAFFCNLDKRPQSKKNYFFEKVAYKNATAVIGVSNFVFERSNQIFKIQKKGIVIPNGLFFENIPTHENTIVEENTILYFGSIIRKKGILELAAIFNKVILERPNAKLSFLGTDVPDIQTKTSTIGLFTDLLSAEALKNFKYLGVVPYIELTKVIAKTQICVFPSLAESFGMVTIEAMYLKKAIVNTNYPWATEIIKNEEMGLLEDPKNHEAYAQKIMQLLDDKNLCKIIGEKANKEVVKNFSIKTITAKNTTFYKKIIADEV; this comes from the coding sequence ATGCATATAGGTTTTTTACTTCCAGAATATCCGCACAAAAAAATCACAACTGCTTGTGCAGGAATTGGTACGTCTTCGCAAAATATTGTTTTGGGACTTTTAAAAGATGGGCATCAAGTTTCTGTGTTTATTTACGGTCAGGATTGTAATGAAGTTATAGAAGAAGGATCATTAATGATTCATAAAATCAAAAGAAATCAATTTAAATATTTCGGGTTTTATTTATACAGAAAACAACTGAATGCATACATCAATAAAATTATATCAGAAGATAAAATAGATCTATTAGAAGCAGTAGATTGGACCGGTATTACGGCTTTTATGAAGTTTAAAATACCACATGTTTTAAGATTGCACGGTACAGATGCTTTTTTCTGTAATTTGGATAAAAGACCACAAAGTAAAAAAAATTATTTTTTTGAAAAAGTAGCTTATAAAAATGCTACAGCTGTAATTGGCGTTTCTAATTTTGTTTTTGAACGTTCTAATCAGATATTTAAAATTCAAAAAAAGGGAATTGTTATTCCGAATGGATTGTTTTTTGAAAATATTCCAACACACGAAAATACGATTGTAGAAGAAAATACGATTTTGTATTTTGGTTCTATCATAAGAAAAAAAGGGATTTTAGAATTAGCAGCTATTTTTAATAAAGTTATTTTAGAAAGACCAAATGCAAAACTATCTTTTTTAGGAACAGATGTGCCAGATATACAAACGAAAACGTCTACAATAGGTTTGTTTACGGACTTATTATCCGCAGAAGCTTTAAAAAACTTTAAATATTTAGGGGTTGTCCCTTATATTGAGTTAACAAAAGTAATTGCTAAAACGCAAATTTGTGTATTTCCATCTTTGGCAGAATCTTTTGGTATGGTTACTATTGAAGCCATGTATTTAAAAAAAGCGATTGTAAATACAAATTATCCTTGGGCTACAGAAATTATTAAAAATGAAGAAATGGGACTTTTAGAAGACCCTAAGAATCATGAAGCTTATGCTCAAAAAATTATGCAACTTTTAGATGATAAAAATTTGTGTAAAATAATAGGAGAAAAAGCAAATAAAGAAGTGGTTAAAAACTTCTCTATAAAAACAATTACAGCAAAAAATACAACGTTTTATAAAAAAATAATTGCAGATGAAGTTTAG
- a CDS encoding glycosyltransferase, with product MRFLIITDAPTLQKEEKNFSYAPYVIEMDLWMEYFDDIVIVSPTKYNKTLLVESFKKDIKISSIPSISLISFFDLLKSILALPYILLKLFINMYKADHIHLRNPGSIGLLACFVQIFFPFKPKTSKYAGNWDPESKQPLSYRLQKKILSNTFLTKNCKVLVYGEWENQTKNIIPFFTASYSQKEIIEIPARNLEGKINFIFVGSLTIGKQPLLSVKVIQELSKTKKNIHLDIFGDGAERKCLEDYIKENNLETYVKLHGNVNKNTVKEAFKKAHFLLFISKSEGWPKVVAEAMFWGVLPITSKVSCVPYMIGNGSRGALVESNVASILLVINAYFKKEKNYARQSKEAMEWSQEFTLEKFESEIGKLLND from the coding sequence ATGAGGTTTTTAATTATTACTGACGCACCAACTTTACAAAAAGAGGAAAAGAACTTTTCTTATGCTCCGTATGTAATTGAAATGGATTTATGGATGGAGTATTTTGATGATATTGTTATTGTTTCTCCAACAAAATATAACAAAACCCTTTTAGTTGAATCATTTAAAAAAGATATAAAAATATCATCAATACCTTCAATATCATTAATCTCATTTTTTGATTTATTGAAGAGTATTTTAGCTTTACCGTATATTTTACTTAAACTTTTTATAAATATGTATAAAGCAGATCATATTCATTTAAGGAATCCAGGGAGTATAGGTCTGTTAGCTTGTTTTGTTCAAATATTTTTTCCTTTTAAACCTAAAACATCAAAATATGCAGGAAATTGGGATCCTGAAAGTAAACAACCATTAAGTTACCGACTTCAAAAAAAGATATTAAGTAATACTTTTTTAACTAAAAACTGTAAAGTGTTGGTATATGGAGAATGGGAAAATCAAACTAAAAATATTATTCCTTTTTTTACAGCAAGTTACTCTCAAAAAGAAATAATAGAAATACCTGCTAGGAATTTAGAAGGTAAGATTAACTTTATTTTTGTAGGATCTTTAACAATAGGCAAACAACCTTTGCTATCTGTAAAGGTAATTCAGGAATTAAGTAAAACTAAAAAAAATATTCATTTAGATATTTTTGGAGATGGAGCAGAACGCAAATGTTTAGAAGACTATATTAAGGAAAACAATTTAGAGACTTACGTTAAACTTCATGGTAATGTAAATAAAAATACAGTAAAAGAAGCTTTTAAAAAAGCTCATTTTTTGTTATTTATTTCTAAATCTGAAGGTTGGCCTAAAGTGGTTGCAGAAGCCATGTTTTGGGGAGTGCTACCTATAACGTCTAAAGTTTCTTGTGTACCTTATATGATAGGAAACGGAAGTAGAGGAGCACTTGTAGAAAGTAATGTAGCGTCTATTTTATTGGTAATTAATGCCTACTTTAAAAAAGAAAAAAACTATGCGAGACAATCTAAAGAAGCAATGGAATGGTCGCAAGAGTTTACGTTAGAAAAATTTGAATCTGAAATAGGTAAATTATTAAATGACTAG
- a CDS encoding acylneuraminate cytidylyltransferase family protein: protein MKVIAIIPARGGSKGILKKNLTNIGHKPLIGWSIDAALESEFITNVIVSSDDEDILKTANNYGAQTHLRPASLATDTAKTEPVLVEVLRYLEAKNEKFDYLVLLQPTSPLRTASDIDAAFKMLIDKKATSLISVKEPESNPLKSFVLNEEGYMKGIVNNDFPFMPRQALPKVFYPNGAIYIVEVPYFKKSEKLFSDKTISYLMSADKSVDIDTKADILRAEKILKERI, encoded by the coding sequence ATGAAAGTAATTGCTATTATTCCGGCTAGAGGAGGATCTAAAGGGATTCTTAAAAAAAACCTTACCAATATTGGTCATAAACCTCTAATAGGTTGGTCTATTGATGCTGCTTTAGAATCAGAATTTATTACAAATGTGATTGTTTCTTCTGATGATGAAGATATTTTAAAAACAGCAAATAATTACGGAGCTCAAACGCATCTAAGACCTGCTTCTTTAGCAACTGATACTGCTAAAACAGAACCAGTACTTGTAGAGGTACTTCGTTATTTAGAAGCTAAGAATGAGAAATTTGATTATTTAGTGCTTCTTCAGCCAACATCACCATTAAGAACAGCAAGTGATATTGATGCTGCTTTTAAAATGTTGATAGACAAAAAAGCAACAAGTTTAATTAGTGTAAAAGAACCAGAAAGTAATCCGTTAAAATCATTTGTATTAAATGAAGAAGGATACATGAAAGGTATTGTAAATAATGATTTTCCTTTTATGCCAAGGCAAGCGCTACCGAAGGTTTTTTATCCCAACGGAGCGATTTATATTGTTGAGGTGCCTTATTTTAAGAAGTCAGAAAAATTATTTTCAGACAAAACTATTTCTTATTTAATGAGTGCAGATAAAAGTGTTGATATTGATACAAAAGCAGACATACTACGAGCTGAAAAAATACTGAAAGAGCGTATATGA
- a CDS encoding glycosyltransferase family 4 protein, whose translation MNNKRILYIGNNLTKKTKYNSTLIVLTNLLRKEGVSVIVSSDKINKLLRLLDMCFSLIRNRKKIDYVLIDTFSAINFYYALVISQLSRLFNIKYIPILHGGNLPDRLNRNEFFSDLIFNYSYKNVAPSNYLKSAFEEKGYQVIFIPNIVEIENYNFKLRESLEPKLFWVRAFKEIYNPTLAIKVLSILKKEYPKAILCMVGPFVDNSYQKCLELVSDLKLEDSVEFTGVLLKEDWHKKSTDFDIFINTTNFDNTPVSVMEGMALGLPIISTNAGGMPYLIENEVEGLLVEKDNAMKMSIEIINVLKGNYPKMSEIAREKVEGFSWELVKNKWFKILK comes from the coding sequence ATGAATAATAAAAGAATTCTTTATATAGGTAATAACTTAACTAAAAAAACAAAATACAATTCTACATTAATAGTTTTAACTAACTTATTAAGAAAAGAAGGGGTTTCTGTTATCGTTTCATCCGATAAAATAAATAAATTATTGAGATTATTAGATATGTGCTTTTCTTTAATTAGAAACAGAAAAAAAATTGATTATGTTTTAATAGATACTTTTAGTGCCATAAATTTTTATTATGCATTAGTTATTTCTCAATTATCAAGATTATTTAATATTAAGTACATCCCAATTTTACATGGAGGGAATTTACCAGATAGATTAAACCGAAATGAGTTTTTTAGTGATTTAATATTTAATTATTCTTATAAAAACGTAGCTCCTTCAAACTATTTAAAATCAGCTTTTGAAGAAAAGGGATACCAAGTAATATTTATTCCTAATATTGTAGAAATTGAAAATTATAATTTTAAATTAAGGGAATCTCTTGAACCAAAGTTATTTTGGGTAAGGGCGTTTAAAGAAATATACAATCCTACATTAGCTATAAAGGTTTTAAGTATATTAAAAAAAGAATATCCAAAAGCGATACTATGTATGGTAGGACCTTTTGTAGATAATAGTTATCAAAAATGTTTAGAGTTGGTGTCAGATTTAAAACTAGAAGATTCTGTTGAGTTTACTGGTGTTCTTCTAAAAGAAGATTGGCATAAAAAATCAACAGACTTTGATATTTTTATTAATACAACAAATTTTGACAATACACCTGTTAGTGTAATGGAAGGGATGGCTTTAGGGCTACCTATTATAAGTACTAATGCTGGAGGTATGCCATATTTGATTGAAAATGAGGTTGAAGGATTGTTGGTTGAAAAAGATAATGCAATGAAAATGTCAATAGAAATTATAAATGTTTTAAAAGGTAATTACCCTAAAATGTCGGAGATCGCAAGGGAAAAGGTAGAGGGGTTTTCGTGGGAATTGGTGAAGAATAAATGGTTTAAAATATTAAAATGA
- the neuC gene encoding UDP-N-acetylglucosamine 2-epimerase: protein MSKTKKIVFLTGTRADFGKLKSLIQITQDHTDFEVHIFVTGMHLDHTYGYTVNEIIKSDFKNIHQYENHGENEFMDRVLAKTITGFSEYVANLQPNLVIVHGDRVEALAGSIVASMNNILVAHIEGGEISGTIDELIRHSVSKLSHIHLVANEEAQKRLIQMGELPSSIFVIGSPDLDLMNPESLPSLDLVKKYYEIDFSAYTILMYHPVTTDFKNIKKHIKEVVDAAIESGKQYVVIYPNNDLGSNEILEEYKRIEGNKNFKIYPSLRFEYFLTLLKNAELIIGNSSAGIREAPFYNVPTIDIGTRQSNRAVATSIVNVAHDKEIIKKLLATISVQLNETMNSDFGNGKSDELFLKLLQSKELWKTNCQKQFQDL from the coding sequence ATGTCGAAAACTAAAAAAATAGTTTTTTTAACAGGAACCCGTGCAGATTTTGGGAAACTAAAATCACTAATTCAGATAACGCAAGATCATACTGATTTTGAAGTGCATATTTTTGTAACTGGGATGCACTTAGATCATACATATGGGTATACTGTAAACGAAATTATTAAAAGTGATTTTAAAAATATTCACCAATATGAAAATCATGGTGAAAATGAATTTATGGACCGTGTATTAGCTAAAACCATTACCGGTTTTTCTGAATATGTTGCTAATTTACAGCCCAATTTGGTTATTGTTCACGGAGATAGAGTAGAAGCTTTGGCAGGTTCTATCGTTGCCAGTATGAATAATATATTAGTGGCACATATTGAAGGTGGAGAAATTTCTGGAACAATTGACGAATTAATTCGCCATTCGGTTAGTAAATTAAGTCACATTCATTTAGTAGCAAATGAAGAAGCTCAGAAAAGATTGATTCAAATGGGAGAATTGCCAAGTTCTATTTTTGTTATCGGTTCACCAGATTTAGATTTAATGAATCCAGAATCTTTGCCTTCACTAGATTTAGTGAAAAAATATTACGAAATTGATTTTTCGGCATATACTATTTTAATGTATCATCCTGTAACCACGGATTTTAAAAACATTAAAAAACATATTAAAGAAGTTGTAGATGCAGCTATAGAAAGCGGAAAACAGTATGTTGTTATTTATCCAAATAATGATTTGGGAAGTAATGAAATACTAGAAGAATATAAGCGAATTGAAGGTAATAAGAACTTTAAAATTTATCCATCTTTACGTTTCGAGTATTTTTTAACTTTGTTAAAGAATGCCGAATTAATTATAGGGAATTCTAGTGCAGGCATAAGAGAAGCACCTTTTTACAATGTACCTACCATAGATATTGGTACAAGGCAAAGTAATAGAGCCGTAGCAACATCAATTGTAAATGTTGCTCATGATAAAGAAATAATAAAAAAGTTACTAGCAACTATTTCTGTGCAACTAAATGAAACGATGAATAGTGATTTTGGAAATGGAAAAAGTGATGAATTATTTTTAAAATTATTACAAAGTAAAGAGCTTTGGAAAACAAATTGTCAAAAACAATTTCAAGATTTATAA